The Methanothrix sp. region AGACCAGAGGCAGATCCTCGCGCATCTGTATCTGCTCAGGCGGCTTCTCGTGCTTCTGGGCTCTTTCCAGGACCTCGATCCTGTCGGGAATGAGCCCGATGTTGTAGCCGTTGCTGAGCTTTATGACGACATGATCACTGCGCGAGGGCATCAGTATTCCCTCGTATCTCATATCTCCTTTTATTACAGCCACTCTGTCTCCCAGCTCCATGGCCACCATCTCAAAGCGTTTTTGCAAAATCCAGCGCATCCCGCAGATCAAGCACGCCGGTATATATGGCAGTGCCTATCACAGCGCCTGCAGCGCCAGCTTCGCTGAGAAGCTTTACGTCATTAAGAGAGCTGACTCCACCAGCTGCTACGACAGGTATGCTCACAGCCTCGACCAGCTCTTTCGTTGGCTCGGGATCGACGCCGCGCTGCTGACCCTCTGTATCTATGTTCGTGAAGAGTATGGAGCCCGCCCCGAAGCTCTCGAAGACAACGCCGAGCTCGATCGCATTGAACTCAAGAGTCCTCTGCCAGCCCTCTGATGTCACCTTCCCATCTCTCACATCCAGGGCCACCATGAGGCGATCCGGGCCGTACTCATCTGAAAGACGCATCACGACTGGAGGATCCCTGAGCGCCATCGTGCCCAGTATGACTCGATCCACACCTGTATCCAGGACCTCTGCGACATCGGAGCGTCTTCTTATCCCGCCGCCGACCTGGACAAAGACGTCGAGCTCCTCGACGATTCTCTTGAGTACCGGCGCGTTAAGCCTGACGCCCTCTATCGCGCCATCGAGATCTATGATGTGCAGATGGTCCGCCCCCATCTCCACCCATCTCAGCGCCTGACCAAGGGGATCATCAAGCGACACAACCTCGCTGCCAGGCACACCCTGGACGAGCTGGACGCATCTTCCGCCGCGCAGGTCCACCGCAGGGAATATGTCAAACGTCATGATGTCTCATGAGTGAAAGCTGCGGTGATATAACACTTGGCATGACCATGGAGCGCAGCAAACAATGTGTATGCACTGCTGATATGCGCGAGCTCATGAAGAATGTTCCCTAAGATCTCGTTTCCTGATGCACAGCACTGTCGTTAGATCCTGCAGGTCCAGAGGCGCACAGAGGGATGTCTGCCATTGCTGGAATCATGTCTGCCCCCATGGTGACTGGAGCCGATAGATAAAGCATTTAGACCAGCTCGCGTTCAGGAGATGGGTGATAGATTGGAGAAGAGCATCGTGAAGGATATAAGGCTCGCGGACGCTGGAGAGAGGAGGATTGAGTGGGCGAGAAGGCATATGCCGGTGCTTCAGCTCATAAAGGAGGAGTTTGAGAGGGAGAGGCCCCTTGAGGGCATAAGGATTGTTGCATGTCTGCATGTGACCGTCGAGACTGCAAACCTGATAGAGACGCTGCGCGCAGGTGGCGCCGAGATCGCTCTCACAGGATCAAACCCGCTGAGCACCCAGGATGATGTTGCAGCAGCTCTTGCATCCCGCGGCATACACGTGTACGCATTCCGCGGCGAGAATGAGCGCGAGTACTACGAGTGCATAGAGCGCGCCCTCGAGCTCCGTCCCAACGTGACGCTCGATGATGGCGCTGACACTATAGCGGTAGTGCACAAAAGCCACCGCGAGCTCCTGCCGGAGATACTCGGAGGGTGCGAGGAGACCACGACAGGGGTCATGAGGCTCAGAGCAATGGCAGATGACGGCGCTCTGGCCTACCCTGTGATAGCAGTGAATGATGCAGAGACGAAGATGATGTTCGACAACAGATACGGCACAGGGCAGTCAACGGTGCACGGGATTATGAACGCGACGAACTTCCTCTTCGCAGGAAAGACCGTTGTAGTCGCAGGCTACGGCTGGTGCGGCCGGGGGTTTGCGATGCGTGCTAAGGGCATGGGTGCGAACGTAATCGTCGTGGAGGCGGAGCCGAGAAAGGCGCTCGAGGCTGCGATGGACGGCTACAGGGTGATGTCAATGCGATCCGCCGCTCCGCTGGGGGATCTCTTCGTGACGCTCACAGGAGACATAAATGTGATAAGAAAGGAGCACTTCGAGCTCATGAAGGATCAGTCGATACTGGCGAACAGCGGGCACTTCAACGTCGAGATCGATATACCTGGGCTGGAGAGCATGGCCGTCTCCACAAACGAGATCCAGCCCAACGTGCGGGAGTACGTCATGCGCGATGGTCGCAGGATATACCTGCTCGCAGAGGGCAGGCTGATCAACCTGGCCGCTGCTTACGGCCACCCCCCTGAGGTCATGGACATGTCATTCGCAAACCAGGCGCTCTCAGTGAGATACATCGTCGAGAACGGCAGGAGGCTTGAGCGGAAGGTCTATTCTGTTCCTGTTGAGATCGACAGGAGGGTGGCTGAGCTCAAGCTGAAGGCGATGGGGATAGAAATAGAGAAACTGACTCCAGAGCAGGACAGGTACCTGCACAGCTGGCAGATGGGGACATGAGCATGGACATAAGCAGGGACAGCATTGAGAGATACCTCAAGAGCATATTCGGGGGTGGTGCCAGCCTCTCATCCATACGAAAGATGGGCGAGACCATCCCGACCACTGGAGATGTGAAGGGATTCGGGTACGGCAGCCCGCTGCTGATAGAGTATCTTCTCGATGGCAGGAAGGAGTTCCTGGTGCTCTCGACGATGAGGGTGCAGCACGGCTTCGGGCACGATCACTTCTCAGACAGGGCGCAGGTCATGCTCTGGCAGCACTCGGCATTCAACAAGCTTCCAAGGCATGTAAGATCAATAGACGTCGGGTACTTCACACCATCCGGAGATATGAGATCATGTGGCGATGCTCAGGAGTTCTTTCTTGTGATGGAGAGGATCGAGGGTAAGGAGTACTTCTTCGATCTGGAGCGTGTCAAGGAGAGCGGGGCAACGGATCTTGACAGGATTCGAGCTGCGGCGCTCGCGGATTACCTCGCGGAGATCCACAGCGTGAAGCACAGCTGCCCGCCGCTATACAGGCGCAAGATCAGGGACACTATCGGCCACGGTGAGGGGATCATGGGCATTCTCGATGATTATCCGGATGCTCCGGAGTTCCTGGAGCGCGGCGAGCTCTGTGAGATCGAGAAGAGGTGCGTGGAGTGGCGGTGGAGGCTGAGGTCGATGACCCACAGGCTCTGCCAGGTCCACGGCGATTTTCATCCATGGAATGTGATGTTCAGGGAGGGCAGCGACTTCTCGGTCCTTGACAGGAGCAGAGGAGAGTGGGGAGAGGCGGCGGACGACCTGAGCGCGATGTCGATGAACTACATATTCTACTCTGTTCAGAAGGAGATGAGGCTGGCGGGAGGTCTCAGGGAGCTGTTCGAGATCTTCTTCGATAGGTATCTGGAGAGGACCGGTGACGAGGAGGTTCTCGATGTCATAGCTCCGTTCTTCGCGTTCAGAGCTGTTGTCGTGGCCAGCCCCACATGGTATCCGCTGCTCTCTCATGATGTGAGAAGAGTCCTCTTCAATTTCCTGGAGAACGTTCTGGATGATGATTCTTTTGACTACAGGAACGTGAACAAATATCTGACATAGATGGCAAAGCTCTACGCCTTCGAGCTCTCCGGAGAGCATCCGACGGTACCGAGGAGCGAGGC contains the following coding sequences:
- a CDS encoding aminoglycoside phosphotransferase family protein; this encodes MSMDISRDSIERYLKSIFGGGASLSSIRKMGETIPTTGDVKGFGYGSPLLIEYLLDGRKEFLVLSTMRVQHGFGHDHFSDRAQVMLWQHSAFNKLPRHVRSIDVGYFTPSGDMRSCGDAQEFFLVMERIEGKEYFFDLERVKESGATDLDRIRAAALADYLAEIHSVKHSCPPLYRRKIRDTIGHGEGIMGILDDYPDAPEFLERGELCEIEKRCVEWRWRLRSMTHRLCQVHGDFHPWNVMFREGSDFSVLDRSRGEWGEAADDLSAMSMNYIFYSVQKEMRLAGGLRELFEIFFDRYLERTGDEEVLDVIAPFFAFRAVVVASPTWYPLLSHDVRRVLFNFLENVLDDDSFDYRNVNKYLT
- a CDS encoding adenosylhomocysteinase → MGDRLEKSIVKDIRLADAGERRIEWARRHMPVLQLIKEEFERERPLEGIRIVACLHVTVETANLIETLRAGGAEIALTGSNPLSTQDDVAAALASRGIHVYAFRGENEREYYECIERALELRPNVTLDDGADTIAVVHKSHRELLPEILGGCEETTTGVMRLRAMADDGALAYPVIAVNDAETKMMFDNRYGTGQSTVHGIMNATNFLFAGKTVVVAGYGWCGRGFAMRAKGMGANVIVVEAEPRKALEAAMDGYRVMSMRSAAPLGDLFVTLTGDINVIRKEHFELMKDQSILANSGHFNVEIDIPGLESMAVSTNEIQPNVREYVMRDGRRIYLLAEGRLINLAAAYGHPPEVMDMSFANQALSVRYIVENGRRLERKVYSVPVEIDRRVAELKLKAMGIEIEKLTPEQDRYLHSWQMGT
- the hisA gene encoding 1-(5-phosphoribosyl)-5-[(5-phosphoribosylamino)methylideneamino]imidazole-4-carboxamide isomerase, whose amino-acid sequence is MTFDIFPAVDLRGGRCVQLVQGVPGSEVVSLDDPLGQALRWVEMGADHLHIIDLDGAIEGVRLNAPVLKRIVEELDVFVQVGGGIRRRSDVAEVLDTGVDRVILGTMALRDPPVVMRLSDEYGPDRLMVALDVRDGKVTSEGWQRTLEFNAIELGVVFESFGAGSILFTNIDTEGQQRGVDPEPTKELVEAVSIPVVAAGGVSSLNDVKLLSEAGAAGAVIGTAIYTGVLDLRDALDFAKTL